A single region of the Erythrobacter sp. genome encodes:
- a CDS encoding DUF6702 family protein: MIRWLLALLAALVLALPASAHQQKTAISIVSHNARTGMLEVVHRVPLHDAEHALKRRGIAAPDIIGDIPSRREFVRYIAERFTVTHAGEPVAFTLLGSEIDGGSLVIYQEAPSPGPGARLTVRSLILTDVWARQENRVNIGSGTEVETLIFRAGDPAKGATLQ, encoded by the coding sequence ATGATCCGCTGGCTGCTCGCGCTCCTCGCGGCGCTGGTGCTGGCGCTGCCGGCATCGGCGCACCAGCAGAAGACCGCGATCTCGATCGTCTCGCACAATGCGCGCACGGGGATGCTCGAAGTGGTCCACCGCGTGCCGCTCCACGATGCCGAACACGCATTGAAGCGGCGCGGGATCGCCGCGCCCGACATCATCGGCGACATCCCCAGCCGCCGCGAATTCGTGCGCTACATCGCGGAACGCTTCACCGTCACCCACGCGGGCGAGCCGGTCGCCTTCACGCTGCTCGGCAGCGAGATCGACGGGGGCAGCCTCGTCATTTACCAGGAAGCGCCCTCGCCCGGCCCCGGCGCGCGCCTCACCGTGCGCTCGCTGATCCTCACCGACGTGTGGGCGCGGCAGGAGAACCGGGTGAACATCGGCAGCGGCACCGAAGTCGAAACCCTGATCTTCCGCGCGGGCGATCCGGCGAAGGGCGCGACCCTGCAATAA
- a CDS encoding copper resistance protein B, which yields MRLFLLVPAALVAAPLHAQDHAGHGAPPAETASELDHCAMGHLPPEQCPPQDEAEEDHSAHGAMEDMAEDESAMPGMDHSAHEAAPDKSAPGAASETAVPPRAFEGPRHAADAVWGEAAMAPARAALARDSGGFRTGMVMIERFEARLAADGGADAFLWDAQGFYGGDINRFVIKTEGEGEFGGDLENAEAQALYSRAIGPFFDLQAGVRVDDAPDTRAHFVAGIQGLAPYMFELDAALFLSTEGDLTARIEAEYDQRITQLLILQPRIEVELAAQDIPERAIGAGFTKIEPGVRLRYEFRREFAPYLGIEYEAKAGRTADIARAAGEDPDGIRLLIGLRTWF from the coding sequence ATGCGCCTTTTCCTGCTGGTTCCCGCCGCGCTCGTCGCGGCGCCCCTGCACGCACAGGACCATGCCGGCCACGGCGCGCCCCCTGCCGAGACCGCGAGCGAGCTGGACCACTGCGCGATGGGCCACCTGCCGCCCGAACAATGCCCGCCGCAGGACGAAGCCGAGGAAGATCATTCGGCCCACGGCGCGATGGAAGACATGGCCGAGGACGAGAGCGCCATGCCCGGCATGGACCACTCCGCCCACGAAGCCGCGCCCGACAAGTCCGCTCCCGGTGCCGCGAGCGAAACCGCCGTCCCGCCGCGGGCCTTCGAAGGCCCGCGCCACGCCGCCGACGCGGTCTGGGGCGAGGCGGCCATGGCCCCGGCCCGCGCCGCGCTGGCGCGGGACAGCGGCGGATTTCGCACCGGCATGGTGATGATCGAACGGTTCGAAGCGCGCCTTGCCGCCGATGGCGGCGCCGATGCTTTCCTGTGGGACGCCCAGGGCTTTTACGGCGGCGACATCAACCGCTTCGTCATCAAGACCGAAGGCGAGGGCGAGTTCGGCGGCGATCTCGAAAACGCCGAGGCGCAGGCGCTCTACAGCCGGGCGATCGGCCCGTTCTTCGACCTTCAGGCGGGCGTGCGCGTGGACGACGCACCCGACACGCGCGCGCACTTTGTCGCGGGCATACAGGGGCTTGCGCCCTATATGTTCGAGCTCGACGCGGCGCTGTTCCTGTCCACCGAGGGCGACCTCACGGCGCGGATCGAGGCCGAATACGACCAGCGCATCACCCAGCTCCTGATCCTCCAGCCCCGCATCGAGGTCGAGCTTGCCGCGCAGGACATTCCCGAGCGTGCGATCGGCGCAGGCTTCACGAAAATCGAGCCGGGCGTGCGGCTGCGCTACGAATTCCGCCGCGAATTCGCGCCCTATCTCGGCATCGAATACGAAGCGAAGGCCGGGCGCACAGCCGACATCGCGCGCGCCGCGGGGGAGGACCCCGACGGGATCAGGCTCCTCATCGGCCTGAGGACATGGTTCTGA
- a CDS encoding DUF1501 domain-containing protein: protein MVHIGKAGEISRRAFMRRSGQLAMMGAASGYALGLAGLSDAAAFASGDGYKALVCVFLLGGNDHANTLIPFDAANYARYSAIRGGLPANGGIAIDRAALTGQVLSPLEEQTLTDDMQLALAPTMPRLKSRFDQGAMAPLLNVGPLIVPLTRAQFESENITSFPRPAKLFSHNDQQSTWQSGRPEGSTSGWGGRIGDLAASSNTNSMFTAINATGNAVFLSGDEVQPYGIAPAGAIEIGALGRNFYGSGAASDALRSLITAQGNHVFAADYATMNARSIQYSGFINDAISGVNLATDFGSGNSLASQLQIVARLIAGRNQLGVKRQVFLVATGGFDNHDGLIGTHEGLLAGVDFALDAFYRAMVEIGVADRVTTFTASDFGRTLSSNGDGSDHGWGSHHFVLGGAVRGGQFYGTAPTISVEDDGQVGQGRLLPTTSVDQYSATLAKWFGVSDAEIPLVSPNIGNFDEPDLGFMKEEAAQAG from the coding sequence ATGGTCCATATCGGCAAGGCCGGGGAAATATCGCGCCGCGCCTTCATGCGGCGATCGGGGCAGCTCGCGATGATGGGGGCGGCATCGGGCTATGCGCTCGGCCTGGCCGGCCTGTCCGACGCGGCGGCCTTTGCGAGCGGCGACGGCTACAAGGCGCTGGTCTGCGTGTTCCTGCTTGGCGGGAACGATCACGCCAACACGCTTATCCCCTTCGATGCCGCCAATTATGCGCGCTATTCCGCGATCCGGGGCGGGTTGCCGGCGAATGGAGGCATCGCGATCGACCGCGCGGCGCTTACGGGACAGGTGCTCAGCCCGCTCGAAGAGCAGACCCTGACCGACGATATGCAGCTCGCGCTCGCCCCCACCATGCCGCGGCTCAAATCGCGCTTCGACCAGGGCGCCATGGCGCCCCTGCTCAATGTCGGCCCGTTGATCGTGCCGCTGACAAGGGCGCAGTTCGAAAGCGAAAACATCACCAGTTTCCCCCGCCCGGCAAAGCTGTTCTCTCACAACGACCAGCAATCGACGTGGCAATCGGGCCGGCCCGAAGGGTCGACCTCGGGCTGGGGCGGGCGGATCGGCGACCTCGCGGCGAGCAGCAACACCAATTCGATGTTCACCGCGATCAATGCGACCGGCAATGCGGTGTTCCTTTCAGGCGACGAGGTGCAGCCTTACGGCATTGCTCCGGCCGGCGCGATCGAGATCGGCGCGCTCGGGCGCAATTTCTATGGCTCCGGGGCGGCGAGCGATGCGCTGCGCAGTCTGATCACGGCCCAGGGCAACCACGTGTTCGCGGCCGATTATGCGACGATGAACGCCCGCTCGATCCAGTATTCGGGCTTCATCAACGACGCGATTTCGGGCGTGAACCTCGCGACCGATTTCGGCAGCGGCAACAGCCTCGCCTCGCAACTCCAGATCGTTGCGCGGCTGATCGCGGGCCGCAACCAGCTGGGCGTGAAGCGGCAGGTCTTCCTCGTCGCCACGGGCGGTTTCGACAACCATGACGGCCTGATCGGCACGCATGAGGGTCTGCTCGCCGGTGTCGATTTCGCGCTCGACGCCTTTTACCGGGCAATGGTCGAGATCGGCGTCGCGGACCGGGTGACGACCTTCACCGCATCGGATTTCGGGCGCACGCTGTCCTCGAACGGCGACGGCTCGGACCATGGCTGGGGATCGCATCATTTCGTGCTCGGCGGAGCGGTCCGGGGAGGGCAGTTCTACGGCACCGCGCCGACGATCTCGGTCGAGGACGACGGACAGGTGGGCCAGGGACGCCTGCTGCCGACGACATCGGTCGACCAGTATTCGGCAACGCTGGCAAAGTGGTTCGGCGTGTCCGACGCCGAGATCCCGCTCGTTTCGCCCAATATCGGCAATTTCGACGAACCCGACCTCGGCTTCATGAAGGAAGAGGCGGCACAGGCGGGCTAG
- a CDS encoding DUF1800 domain-containing protein, protein MSDTLEQPEERIAAESGPAGSPEPSSNTQDEPAKPAGIAAPGTAALALGLATAACGGGGSGSPGGSASAGGGGGAAPPTVLKPQTDEEAARFALHAGLSVSPGDVLELRSEGYEAWLDREINQSIEQTAEQFLSGLGFEDVDDNQWFFRSDPADYMIWSQLLSGRNSVRKRIALALSEFFVVSVNNITIWPSSAIGAYWDILKSHAFGNFRDLIEAITLNAAMGVFLNTLGNQKADPTTGRVPDENYAREVMQLFSIGLFELNADGTVRTDGAGEPIETYTNDDVTGIAKVFTGYNYDYSGDIKFASPPSQPDLDVPEARLLRAPMTADPARRFPFGRDTHSLEEKRFLGTTIPAGTGAPESLRIAMDTLFNHPNVGPFFGRQMIQRLVTSNPSPDYVRRVAQAFDDNGSGVRGDLRAVFKAVLLDDEALSPASLTSTTFGKLREPMLRFAQWGRTFGARSDTGAWLMQNLSQSANRLGQSPLRSPSVFNFFRPGYTPANSQAAAADLVAPEFQIVNETTAASYINFMERTIDGRGGWMFDVRATYAQELDIVHDIDALLDRLDLLLTAGQLSQSTRTTIADALGATPVSPASSEAAKLAQIHRAVLLVMVSNDYLVQK, encoded by the coding sequence GTGTCCGACACGCTGGAACAGCCCGAAGAGCGCATAGCGGCCGAAAGCGGCCCCGCCGGGTCGCCGGAACCTTCCTCCAACACGCAGGACGAACCCGCAAAGCCCGCCGGAATCGCCGCGCCCGGCACGGCCGCGCTCGCGCTCGGTCTTGCCACGGCGGCCTGCGGGGGTGGCGGTTCGGGATCGCCTGGCGGCTCCGCCTCGGCAGGCGGGGGCGGCGGCGCGGCCCCGCCCACCGTGCTGAAGCCGCAGACCGACGAGGAAGCGGCCCGCTTCGCCCTGCACGCCGGGCTTTCGGTGAGCCCCGGCGACGTTCTCGAGCTGCGCTCGGAAGGCTACGAGGCGTGGCTCGACCGCGAGATAAACCAGTCCATCGAACAGACCGCCGAGCAGTTCCTCTCGGGCCTGGGCTTCGAGGATGTCGACGACAACCAGTGGTTCTTCCGTTCGGACCCGGCCGACTACATGATCTGGAGCCAGCTGCTGTCGGGCCGCAATTCGGTCCGCAAGCGCATTGCGCTCGCGCTGTCCGAATTCTTCGTCGTCTCGGTCAACAACATCACGATCTGGCCGAGCAGCGCGATCGGCGCCTATTGGGACATCCTCAAGAGCCACGCCTTCGGCAATTTCCGCGACCTGATCGAGGCGATCACGCTCAATGCGGCGATGGGCGTCTTCCTCAACACGCTCGGCAACCAGAAAGCCGATCCGACGACGGGCCGCGTCCCCGACGAGAACTACGCCCGCGAAGTCATGCAGCTGTTCTCGATCGGGCTGTTCGAGCTCAACGCCGACGGCACGGTGCGCACCGATGGCGCGGGCGAGCCGATCGAGACCTACACCAATGACGACGTGACCGGGATCGCCAAGGTCTTCACCGGGTATAATTACGATTATTCGGGCGACATCAAGTTCGCCTCCCCGCCGTCCCAGCCCGACCTCGACGTGCCCGAAGCCCGGCTGCTGCGCGCCCCGATGACGGCCGACCCGGCGCGCCGCTTTCCCTTCGGCCGCGACACGCATTCGCTGGAGGAAAAGCGCTTCCTCGGCACCACGATCCCCGCCGGGACGGGGGCGCCCGAATCGCTGCGGATCGCGATGGACACGCTGTTCAATCACCCCAATGTCGGGCCGTTCTTCGGCCGGCAGATGATCCAGCGCCTCGTCACCAGCAATCCCTCGCCTGATTACGTCCGCCGGGTCGCGCAGGCGTTCGACGACAATGGTTCGGGCGTTCGCGGCGACCTCAGGGCCGTGTTCAAGGCGGTGCTGCTCGACGACGAGGCGCTTTCGCCCGCCTCGCTCACCAGCACGACCTTCGGCAAGCTGCGCGAGCCCATGCTGCGCTTCGCCCAGTGGGGCCGGACCTTCGGCGCGCGCAGCGACACGGGCGCGTGGCTGATGCAGAACCTGTCGCAGAGCGCGAACCGGCTCGGCCAGTCGCCGCTTCGCTCGCCGTCGGTCTTCAATTTCTTCCGCCCCGGCTACACGCCCGCGAATTCGCAGGCCGCCGCGGCGGATCTCGTCGCGCCCGAATTCCAGATCGTCAACGAGACGACGGCTGCCAGCTACATCAATTTCATGGAGCGCACGATCGACGGGCGCGGGGGATGGATGTTCGATGTCAGGGCGACCTACGCCCAGGAACTCGATATCGTGCACGATATCGATGCCCTGCTCGACCGCCTCGACCTGCTGCTCACCGCCGGGCAGCTGTCGCAATCGACCCGCACGACCATTGCCGATGCGCTCGGCGCCACTCCGGTGAGCCCGGCGAGCAGCGAGGCGGCGAAGCTTGCGCAGATCCACCGCGCGGTGCTGCTAGTGATGGTCTCGAACGATTACCTGGTGCAGAAGTAG